In Hoeflea ulvae, one genomic interval encodes:
- the choW gene encoding choline ABC transporter permease subunit, producing MDGMTDFITAWKIPVGKLGKSFFNFLTDNFEFVFDAIADSLKFVLDSMIDGLLWLPSLFLVLVIALIGWRIQKSWKLALGIVLGLVFIINQGLWKETVETLVLVISAAFMSMAIGVPIGIWLAHRPKLYTVLQPVLDLMQTMPTFVYLIPVLILFGLGLAPGLLVTIIFASPAPIRLTYLGITSVPKPMVEAGMAFGASPQQLLRKVELPAALPTIMAGLTQCIMLSLSMVVIAALIGANGLGKPVVRALNTVNIPLGLEAGIAIVILAIILDRICRVRIGATS from the coding sequence ATGGACGGCATGACGGACTTCATCACGGCCTGGAAAATTCCGGTCGGAAAATTGGGAAAGAGCTTCTTCAATTTTCTCACCGACAATTTCGAGTTCGTCTTCGATGCCATCGCGGATTCACTCAAATTCGTGCTCGACAGCATGATCGACGGCCTGTTGTGGTTGCCGTCGCTGTTTCTTGTCCTGGTCATCGCCCTGATCGGCTGGCGCATCCAGAAATCCTGGAAACTGGCGCTCGGCATCGTTCTCGGACTGGTGTTCATCATCAACCAGGGGCTCTGGAAAGAGACCGTCGAAACCCTCGTCCTGGTGATTTCCGCCGCCTTCATGTCGATGGCCATCGGCGTGCCGATCGGCATCTGGCTGGCGCACCGGCCAAAACTCTACACGGTGCTGCAACCGGTTCTCGATCTGATGCAGACGATGCCCACCTTCGTCTATCTGATCCCGGTGCTCATCCTGTTCGGCCTCGGCCTTGCGCCCGGCCTGCTGGTCACCATCATCTTCGCCTCGCCGGCGCCGATCCGGCTCACCTATCTCGGCATCACCTCGGTGCCCAAGCCGATGGTCGAGGCCGGCATGGCCTTTGGAGCCTCGCCGCAGCAATTGCTGCGCAAGGTCGAGCTGCCCGCCGCCCTGCCGACGATCATGGCCGGCCTCACCCAATGCATCATGCTGTCGCTGTCGATGGTCGTCATCGCCGCCCTGATCGGCGCCAACGGCCTTGGCAAACCGGTGGTCCGCGCGCTCAACACCGTCAACATTCCGCTCGGGCTTGAAGCCGGCATTGCCATCGTGATCCTCGCCATCATCCTTGACCGCATCTGCCGGGTACGCATTGGAGCCACATCATGA
- a CDS encoding alpha/beta hydrolase has protein sequence MTDYPIADHDDAYANGAHIPGAADYPPRWAGKAAALRDSQSQAGRARLDLGYGAAPRNRLDLFLPEGEAKGLVVFVHGGYWKAFDKSMWSHLAAGPLAHGFAVAMPSYTLCPDIRIGGIVREIAAAVQFAAGEIAGPIRLTGHSAGGHLVTRMISGEALLSKAVLDRISGVTSISGVHDLRPLMLTEMNDTLHIDAAEAQSESPVLLSPLGAIPVTAWVGAEERPEFVRQNRALYEMWRGFASPMAICEEPEKHHFDVIDGLADPAHPLCQTVLGL, from the coding sequence GTGACAGACTACCCGATCGCGGACCATGACGACGCCTATGCCAATGGCGCTCACATCCCCGGAGCCGCGGATTATCCCCCGCGATGGGCCGGCAAGGCCGCGGCCCTGCGCGACAGCCAGAGCCAGGCGGGAAGGGCGCGGCTTGACCTCGGCTACGGAGCGGCGCCGCGCAACCGCCTCGATCTGTTCCTGCCCGAAGGCGAAGCGAAGGGGCTGGTCGTGTTCGTGCATGGCGGCTACTGGAAGGCATTCGACAAATCGATGTGGTCGCATCTGGCGGCCGGGCCACTGGCGCATGGCTTTGCCGTGGCAATGCCGAGCTACACGCTGTGCCCGGATATCCGCATCGGCGGCATTGTCCGCGAAATCGCCGCCGCTGTGCAGTTTGCAGCCGGCGAAATCGCCGGGCCGATCCGCCTGACCGGCCACTCGGCCGGCGGGCATCTGGTGACCAGGATGATCAGCGGCGAGGCGCTGCTGTCAAAAGCGGTGCTGGACCGCATCTCCGGCGTGACCTCGATATCCGGAGTCCATGATCTGCGGCCCCTGATGCTGACGGAGATGAATGACACGCTGCACATCGATGCCGCAGAGGCGCAGTCGGAAAGCCCGGTGCTGCTGAGCCCGCTCGGCGCCATTCCGGTGACCGCATGGGTCGGCGCGGAGGAGCGGCCGGAATTTGTCCGGCAGAACCGGGCGCTCTACGAGATGTGGCGCGGCTTCGCGAGCCCGATGGCGATATGCGAAGAGCCGGAAAAGCACCATTTTGACGTGATTGACGGTCTCGCAGATCCCGCTCATCCGCTCTGCCAAACGGTTCTCGGGCTTTGA
- a CDS encoding HugZ family protein: protein MKEPVKTIRETDEEARRLAHRLVRGARFGAIGVLEPDTGFPFASRVLTGTDVDGTPLILVSGLSVHTTALLADPRASLLFGEPGKGDPLAHPRITVRTQAERVARDDPAHARLRARFIARHPKAALYADFGDFAFFRMVPHSASLNGGFGKAFVLDASDLLITSPAIADLADMEAGAVAHMNADHSDAIDNYARVFGKSKKSGWKLCGIDCAGLDLVQGDELLRIEYDSPLMKAADMRPLLVDMARRARAA, encoded by the coding sequence GTGAAGGAACCGGTCAAGACCATCCGCGAGACCGACGAGGAGGCCCGCCGACTGGCGCACCGCCTCGTCAGGGGTGCGCGGTTCGGCGCCATCGGCGTGCTCGAACCCGACACCGGCTTCCCCTTTGCAAGCCGGGTTCTGACCGGCACCGATGTCGACGGAACACCGCTGATCCTGGTCTCCGGGCTGTCGGTGCACACCACGGCGCTGCTCGCTGACCCGCGGGCCTCGCTGCTGTTTGGCGAGCCCGGGAAGGGCGACCCGCTGGCCCATCCGCGCATCACCGTGCGCACCCAGGCCGAGCGCGTAGCCCGCGACGACCCCGCCCATGCCCGGCTGCGCGCCCGTTTCATTGCCCGGCATCCGAAAGCCGCACTCTATGCCGATTTCGGCGATTTCGCCTTTTTCCGCATGGTGCCGCATTCGGCCAGCCTCAATGGCGGCTTCGGCAAGGCCTTTGTGCTCGACGCGTCCGATCTGCTGATCACGTCGCCGGCGATTGCCGATCTCGCCGACATGGAAGCCGGGGCGGTGGCGCACATGAATGCAGACCACTCGGATGCGATCGACAATTACGCTCGCGTGTTCGGCAAGTCGAAAAAATCCGGCTGGAAACTGTGCGGGATTGATTGTGCGGGGCTCGATCTGGTCCAGGGCGACGAGCTCTTGCGCATCGAATATGATTCGCCGCTGATGAAGGCTGCCGATATGCGGCCGCTGCTTGTCGACATGGCGCGCCGCGCAAGAGCAGCCTGA
- a CDS encoding SDR family NAD(P)-dependent oxidoreductase: protein MNSVTHGGLAAVIGHSGGIGQAVFEALNRSGAFAEVIGFSRASDPGIDLLDEHSIIAAAKTVEKRQSDLRLVFDATGFLHGHGFTPEKTLKSLTPEHMAHAFAVNAIGPALLMKHFLPLLARDGKSVFATLSAKVGSIGDNALGGWYSYRASKAALNQFVHTAAIELARRSPEAVCVALHPGTVDTGLSSSFAKAGLTVRTPTETAALLLAVLDRFTAAETGGFYDYRGDPLPW from the coding sequence ATGAACAGCGTGACACATGGCGGGCTCGCTGCCGTCATCGGCCACAGCGGCGGCATCGGCCAGGCAGTGTTCGAGGCGCTCAACCGTTCGGGTGCCTTTGCCGAGGTGATCGGGTTTTCCCGCGCGTCCGACCCCGGGATCGATCTGCTCGACGAGCACAGCATCATCGCCGCGGCGAAGACGGTGGAAAAACGGCAATCTGATCTGCGCCTGGTGTTTGACGCAACAGGCTTCCTGCACGGCCACGGCTTCACCCCGGAAAAGACCCTCAAATCCCTCACCCCCGAACACATGGCCCATGCCTTCGCGGTCAATGCCATCGGACCGGCGCTGCTGATGAAGCATTTCCTGCCGCTGCTGGCGAGGGACGGGAAATCGGTCTTTGCCACCCTGTCGGCCAAGGTCGGCTCGATCGGCGACAATGCGCTGGGCGGCTGGTACAGCTACCGCGCCTCCAAGGCGGCGCTCAATCAGTTCGTCCACACCGCAGCCATAGAGCTCGCCCGCAGATCCCCCGAGGCCGTCTGCGTGGCCCTGCATCCGGGCACCGTCGACACCGGCTTGTCATCGAGCTTTGCCAAGGCCGGCCTCACCGTGAGAACGCCTACCGAGACCGCCGCCCTGCTCCTGGCGGTGCTCGACCGGTTCACCGCCGCCGAGACCGGCGGGTTCTACGACTATCGCGGCGATCCCCTGCCCTGGTAG
- a CDS encoding nucleoside hydrolase has translation MRHKIILDTDPGIDDAMAIAYAIAHPEIELLALTTIFGNVRTHEATRNALALLDHWGSDADVAEGEPAPVAMPGNEPSYLVHGRNGFGEIDIPASRRSKHALDAVDYIIEATRKFPGEIVLCAVGPVTNLARLLERDPDVVTRIKAVVVMGGAVHRKGNVTPMAEANFWNDPHAADRVLGAQWPLVLAPLDCTMPVVFTPDYMQALARESPGLGEPLAAMAEFYARFYRSHMGIGGCVPHDVMALSWLTVPGAFRLQKGALAVITNGPAIGQTLFQPGGTQSRARCFDGRPDHMVMVDTDPEMFLADYMMVMTRHAVAGTGN, from the coding sequence ATGAGACACAAGATCATACTCGACACCGATCCGGGCATCGATGATGCCATGGCGATTGCCTATGCTATCGCCCATCCCGAGATCGAATTGCTGGCGCTGACGACGATCTTCGGCAATGTCCGCACCCATGAGGCAACCCGTAACGCATTGGCATTGCTTGATCATTGGGGATCGGACGCGGATGTCGCCGAAGGCGAGCCCGCCCCCGTTGCCATGCCAGGCAATGAACCGAGCTATCTGGTTCATGGCCGCAACGGCTTTGGCGAGATCGACATTCCGGCGTCCCGACGCAGCAAGCACGCGCTTGACGCGGTCGACTACATCATCGAGGCCACCAGGAAATTTCCCGGAGAAATTGTGTTGTGTGCGGTCGGTCCGGTGACCAATCTGGCCAGATTGCTCGAACGCGACCCAGATGTGGTGACCCGAATCAAGGCTGTCGTGGTCATGGGCGGGGCGGTGCACCGCAAGGGCAATGTCACGCCGATGGCGGAAGCCAATTTCTGGAACGACCCGCATGCCGCCGACAGGGTTCTGGGCGCACAATGGCCGCTGGTGCTGGCGCCGCTCGATTGCACCATGCCGGTGGTGTTCACGCCCGATTACATGCAGGCCCTGGCTCGGGAGAGCCCGGGGCTCGGTGAACCGCTCGCCGCCATGGCCGAATTCTATGCCCGGTTCTACCGCTCGCATATGGGCATCGGCGGCTGCGTGCCGCATGACGTGATGGCCCTGTCCTGGCTGACCGTGCCCGGCGCCTTCCGGTTGCAGAAAGGCGCGCTGGCCGTGATCACCAACGGCCCGGCCATCGGCCAGACCCTGTTCCAGCCCGGCGGCACCCAGAGCCGCGCCCGTTGCTTTGACGGCAGACCGGACCATATGGTGATGGTCGACACCGATCCGGAGATGTTTTTGGCCGATTACATGATGGTCATGACCCGACATGCGGTTGCCGGCACAGGCAATTGA
- a CDS encoding Gfo/Idh/MocA family protein: protein MTKIALVGAGFVADYYMTTLANYPELEIAGVWDIDAGRLAQFCGFHGTQAYGSLADCLGDQGTTIIVNLTPPETHFSLNLAALKAGKHVYCEKPLGMSFEEASEVIALAEKEGLTVCGAPANGLSDARQLTASLIAAGRIGAPRLAYAEMEDGPVFKDNWMEWRSRSGAKWPGLHEFELGCTLEHAGYGLSWLVALFGAVEKGQAFSALTFPDKGPGTSDLVMGADFSVGCLSFHSGVTARLTCGLAAPRDRSLTIVGEEGTLVVRDLWDDRSPVHVSRFDEKRPLLQRLAGRFERSRGQVLPLRLTHGRAEAYPAPARSGKLAAYPSQIDFGRGIAVMAEAIAKGETPFFSGQRALHLTELALALNSGVGEFAPRSRF, encoded by the coding sequence ATGACCAAGATCGCACTTGTCGGCGCCGGATTTGTCGCCGACTACTACATGACGACGCTCGCCAACTATCCCGAGCTCGAGATCGCCGGCGTGTGGGACATTGATGCCGGCCGGCTGGCGCAGTTCTGCGGCTTTCACGGCACGCAGGCCTATGGCTCGCTTGCCGATTGCCTTGGCGATCAGGGCACCACGATCATCGTCAACCTGACCCCGCCCGAGACCCATTTTTCGCTCAATCTCGCGGCCCTGAAGGCGGGCAAGCATGTCTATTGCGAAAAGCCGCTGGGCATGAGCTTCGAGGAGGCAAGCGAGGTCATCGCGCTGGCGGAGAAAGAAGGCCTGACTGTCTGCGGCGCGCCGGCCAACGGCCTGTCCGATGCCCGGCAACTGACCGCAAGCCTGATCGCCGCCGGGCGCATCGGCGCACCGCGTCTTGCCTATGCCGAGATGGAAGACGGTCCGGTGTTCAAGGACAACTGGATGGAGTGGCGCTCGCGCTCGGGGGCAAAATGGCCGGGCCTGCATGAATTCGAGCTCGGCTGCACGCTTGAACATGCCGGCTACGGGCTGAGCTGGCTGGTGGCGCTGTTTGGCGCGGTGGAAAAGGGCCAGGCGTTTTCGGCGCTGACCTTTCCAGACAAGGGGCCGGGGACGTCGGATCTTGTCATGGGCGCCGATTTTTCGGTCGGCTGCCTTTCGTTTCATTCGGGCGTGACGGCGCGGCTGACCTGCGGTCTGGCGGCGCCGCGCGACCGCTCGCTGACGATTGTCGGGGAGGAGGGCACCCTTGTGGTGCGGGATCTGTGGGATGACCGCTCGCCGGTGCATGTCAGCCGTTTTGACGAAAAGCGGCCCTTGCTGCAGCGGCTGGCCGGACGGTTCGAGCGCAGCCGCGGCCAGGTCCTGCCGCTCAGGCTGACCCACGGCCGTGCGGAAGCCTATCCCGCGCCGGCGAGGTCAGGCAAACTCGCCGCCTATCCCTCGCAGATCGATTTCGGCCGCGGGATCGCGGTGATGGCCGAGGCCATCGCCAAAGGCGAGACGCCGTTCTTTTCAGGCCAGCGGGCGCTGCATCTGACCGAACTGGCGCTGGCGCTCAATAGCGGTGTCGGGGAATTTGCGCCGCGCTCGCGGTTCTGA
- a CDS encoding glycoside hydrolase family 9 protein yields MIHPKATLGLLAMLATHAITSHADAAEMLTDPAFESTALAGEWWATPNIELEYRKGELCGSVAGGTEQPWDAIAGINGLSLLEGEHYRLTITASADPAGQMRALVQKAAEPWTAEGEIKRGVSTGRQTMSEAFAASETHAAAQIVFQLGGSDKPWRFCLHEASLLSGQEPASVVAASAVPAIRVNQTAYFPDGPKRATLVRADQTPADWTLVSSTGETVAAGQTRVNGHDASSGLEVQTIDFSDFNVIGDGYRLVVGEETSPPFAISSDAYAALRQDALSYFYKVRSGIEIREDLAGKGYGRPAGHAGVEPNRGDVSVGCLDADTARQIYGEDWGCGYRLDVTGGWYDAGDFGKYVVNGGIAVAQLLGVYERALYDSGGTSPALSDGLVQIPEAGNGIADILDEARWELDFLLAMTVPEGEPHAGMAHHKVHGTGWPSAPLLPNRDREERILHRPSTAATLNLSAAAAQGARLFAKADEAYAERLLAAAIRAYHAAEANPDLFAPYTEGNLGGGDYQDDDVSDEFYWAASELYLTSRDPAWLKRAKASPHWSGPVFFPEGISWRSVAGLARLQLASVPSGLPEPDLRAIHSSVITAADAYLQTQQQEAFGQMYHPAAGFGWGSNHSLIQNMIVVATAFDLTGNPAYLQAVRESMDYLLGRNALGNSYVTGYGTTYSHRQFSYMFAASIDPSYPPVPRGALAGGPNSGLADDYAIKLLADCAPQACYVDDPRSFSTNEIAINWNAPLTWIASFLDDTR; encoded by the coding sequence ATGATCCATCCCAAAGCCACGCTTGGTCTGCTTGCGATGCTGGCGACCCACGCCATCACGTCCCACGCTGACGCCGCGGAGATGCTGACCGATCCGGCCTTCGAGAGCACGGCGCTTGCGGGCGAGTGGTGGGCCACCCCGAATATCGAACTTGAGTACCGCAAGGGTGAACTCTGCGGCTCGGTTGCGGGCGGCACCGAGCAGCCGTGGGATGCCATTGCCGGCATCAACGGACTTTCGCTCCTGGAGGGTGAGCATTACCGCCTGACGATCACCGCATCCGCCGACCCGGCTGGCCAGATGCGCGCCCTGGTGCAGAAAGCGGCGGAACCATGGACCGCCGAAGGCGAGATCAAGCGCGGGGTGTCGACCGGCAGGCAGACCATGAGCGAGGCGTTCGCGGCGAGCGAAACCCACGCCGCTGCCCAGATCGTGTTTCAGCTCGGCGGATCGGACAAGCCGTGGCGCTTCTGCCTGCACGAGGCCTCGCTGTTGAGCGGACAGGAGCCGGCATCTGTTGTCGCAGCCAGTGCCGTGCCGGCGATCCGGGTCAATCAGACCGCCTATTTCCCCGATGGCCCGAAGCGCGCCACCCTGGTGCGCGCCGACCAGACTCCGGCGGACTGGACGCTGGTCTCGTCCACCGGCGAGACGGTTGCCGCCGGGCAAACCCGCGTGAACGGCCATGATGCATCCTCCGGGCTCGAGGTGCAGACCATCGATTTCAGCGATTTCAACGTGATCGGCGACGGCTACCGGCTGGTCGTGGGCGAGGAGACCAGCCCGCCCTTCGCCATTTCCAGCGATGCCTATGCCGCCTTGCGCCAGGATGCGCTGTCCTATTTCTACAAGGTGCGCAGCGGCATCGAAATCAGGGAGGATCTGGCTGGAAAAGGTTATGGGCGCCCGGCGGGACATGCCGGCGTCGAGCCCAATCGCGGCGATGTTTCGGTCGGCTGTCTCGACGCAGACACGGCCCGGCAGATCTACGGCGAGGACTGGGGGTGCGGCTACAGGCTCGATGTCACGGGAGGCTGGTACGATGCCGGCGATTTCGGCAAATATGTGGTCAATGGCGGCATCGCGGTGGCGCAATTGCTCGGTGTCTATGAGCGGGCCCTGTATGACAGCGGCGGGACATCACCGGCCCTGTCCGACGGTCTGGTGCAAATTCCCGAAGCCGGCAACGGCATTGCCGACATTCTCGACGAGGCCCGCTGGGAGCTGGATTTCCTGCTTGCGATGACGGTTCCCGAGGGCGAGCCCCATGCCGGCATGGCGCATCACAAGGTGCATGGCACCGGCTGGCCCTCGGCGCCGTTGCTGCCAAACCGGGATCGCGAGGAGCGCATCCTGCATCGGCCCTCGACGGCGGCCACGCTTAATCTGTCCGCGGCAGCAGCACAGGGCGCCCGGCTGTTTGCCAAGGCGGATGAAGCCTATGCCGAACGGCTGCTGGCGGCAGCCATTCGCGCCTATCACGCAGCCGAGGCCAATCCGGACCTTTTCGCGCCCTATACCGAGGGCAATCTCGGCGGCGGCGACTATCAGGACGACGATGTTTCCGACGAGTTCTATTGGGCGGCGTCCGAGCTCTATCTGACAAGCCGTGACCCGGCCTGGCTCAAACGTGCCAAAGCCTCGCCGCACTGGTCCGGACCGGTGTTCTTCCCCGAAGGCATCAGCTGGCGCTCGGTTGCCGGGCTCGCCCGCCTTCAGCTCGCCTCGGTGCCGTCGGGCCTGCCGGAGCCGGATCTCAGGGCCATCCACAGCTCGGTGATCACAGCCGCCGATGCCTATCTGCAAACCCAGCAGCAGGAGGCCTTCGGGCAGATGTATCATCCAGCGGCCGGCTTCGGCTGGGGTTCGAACCACTCGCTGATCCAGAACATGATCGTGGTCGCCACTGCCTTTGACCTGACCGGGAACCCGGCCTATCTGCAGGCGGTGCGCGAGAGCATGGACTATCTGCTGGGGCGCAATGCGCTGGGCAATTCCTATGTCACCGGTTATGGCACGACCTATTCGCACCGGCAGTTCTCCTACATGTTCGCCGCCAGCATCGATCCGTCCTATCCGCCGGTGCCAAGAGGGGCGCTGGCAGGCGGGCCCAACAGCGGGCTGGCCGATGACTATGCGATCAAGTTGCTTGCGGACTGCGCGCCGCAGGCCTGTTACGTCGATGATCCCCGCTCGTTTTCAACCAACGAGATCGCCATCAACTGGAATGCGCCGCTGACCTGGATTGCCTCCTTCCTGGACGATACGCGATAG
- a CDS encoding Gfo/Idh/MocA family protein, with product MTQPKIIRWGIAGTGAIAQQFAGDIGLAASVCLTAVCARDPAKAKAFASRHTGVADFGSLAAMIEAQAVDAVYIATSNMAHAGMALECIEARVPVLIEKPMTANLDDALKIRSAARDSGSFVMEAMWSRYLPAVRAARAALADGIIGTVRRLEADIAWIQSYDPHSRFFDKAKGGGALYDIGIYPISLTRYFLGDPLGAEGYWHSAASGVDRAANLRMQFDTGVAEISCSFDRDGSNRMIIEGDRGVLVLGPLFIRPDGFAVYPSRRLADLAQPGGNGFSARLRRKLFAHLPLPGTERHDHRFDGTGLQFEIEAASDAIRQGLREEPDNSLDDTIAALRIIDEILARPPTPG from the coding sequence ATGACACAGCCGAAGATCATCCGATGGGGCATCGCCGGGACCGGCGCGATTGCGCAGCAATTTGCCGGCGATATCGGCCTTGCTGCGAGTGTTTGCCTGACCGCTGTCTGCGCCCGCGATCCGGCCAAGGCCAAGGCCTTTGCCAGCCGCCACACCGGCGTCGCCGATTTCGGCTCGCTGGCCGCGATGATCGAGGCGCAGGCGGTTGACGCGGTCTATATCGCCACCTCGAACATGGCCCATGCCGGCATGGCGCTTGAATGTATCGAGGCGCGCGTCCCGGTGCTCATTGAAAAACCGATGACGGCCAACCTGGACGACGCCCTGAAAATCCGCTCGGCGGCGCGCGACAGCGGCAGCTTCGTGATGGAAGCGATGTGGAGCCGCTATCTGCCGGCCGTCAGGGCCGCCCGCGCAGCCCTTGCTGACGGCATCATCGGCACGGTGCGCAGGCTGGAGGCCGATATTGCCTGGATACAAAGCTACGATCCGCACAGCCGGTTTTTCGACAAGGCCAAGGGCGGCGGCGCCTTATACGACATCGGCATCTATCCGATCTCGCTGACACGTTATTTCCTCGGCGATCCATTGGGAGCCGAGGGCTACTGGCACTCGGCAGCTTCAGGCGTCGACCGGGCCGCAAACCTGCGCATGCAGTTTGACACGGGTGTGGCCGAGATCAGTTGCAGCTTTGATCGCGACGGGTCGAACCGGATGATCATCGAGGGCGACAGGGGCGTTCTGGTGCTTGGGCCCCTGTTCATCAGGCCTGATGGCTTTGCCGTCTACCCGTCGCGCCGTCTTGCCGATCTGGCGCAACCGGGCGGCAACGGGTTTTCGGCCAGGTTGCGCCGGAAACTGTTTGCGCATTTGCCGCTGCCCGGCACCGAGCGGCATGATCACCGCTTTGACGGAACCGGCCTGCAATTCGAGATCGAGGCGGCCTCCGACGCCATCCGCCAGGGCTTGCGCGAGGAGCCCGACAACAGCCTCGACGACACCATTGCCGCGCTGCGGATCATCGATGAAATCCTCGCCCGTCCGCCGACGCCCGGTTGA
- the choV gene encoding choline ABC transporter ATP-binding protein, with protein sequence MSLDADRGSVRIDNVSIIFGDNTAESLALADAGKSRTEIQEITGDVLGVHDCTVDINEGEILVLMGLSGSGKSTLLRAINRLNPISRGTLTVECGDETFDVGACDDKQLKQLRMDTVSMVFQQFGLLPWRSVADNVGFGLEISGVPKKERERRVAEQLELVGLSDWSERMVAELSGGMQQRVGLARAFATGAPILLMDEPFSALDPLIRTRLQDELLELQSRLGKTIVFVSHDLDEAMKLGNRIAIMEGGRIIQCGTPRDIVNSPTNEYVQDFVANMNPIAMLTAKDVMEPGKPNASRGQSPLSASVSPDTPLSDVMDALTRRQGTIGVIDKGVVTGSITADDIIRGLTQHRR encoded by the coding sequence ATGAGCCTTGATGCTGATCGCGGCTCGGTCCGCATCGACAATGTCTCGATCATCTTTGGCGACAACACCGCCGAAAGCCTGGCGCTGGCCGATGCCGGCAAGTCCCGCACCGAGATCCAGGAGATCACCGGCGACGTGCTCGGCGTGCATGACTGCACCGTCGACATCAACGAGGGCGAGATCCTGGTGCTGATGGGCCTGTCCGGGTCCGGCAAGTCCACGCTGCTGCGCGCCATCAACCGGCTCAATCCGATCAGCCGCGGCACGCTGACGGTCGAATGCGGCGACGAGACATTCGATGTCGGCGCCTGCGACGACAAGCAGCTCAAGCAATTGCGCATGGACACCGTGTCGATGGTGTTTCAGCAATTCGGCCTGCTGCCCTGGCGGTCGGTTGCCGACAATGTCGGCTTCGGCCTGGAAATCTCCGGCGTTCCCAAAAAGGAACGCGAGCGGCGGGTCGCGGAACAACTCGAACTCGTCGGCCTGTCCGACTGGTCAGAGCGGATGGTGGCGGAACTCTCCGGCGGCATGCAGCAACGTGTTGGCCTCGCCCGCGCCTTCGCCACCGGTGCACCGATCCTTCTGATGGACGAGCCGTTCTCGGCGCTTGACCCGTTGATCCGGACAAGGCTGCAGGACGAACTGCTCGAACTGCAGTCGCGGCTGGGCAAGACCATCGTCTTCGTCAGCCATGACCTCGATGAAGCCATGAAGCTCGGCAACCGCATCGCCATCATGGAAGGCGGGCGCATCATCCAGTGCGGCACCCCGCGCGACATCGTCAATTCGCCCACCAATGAATATGTCCAGGATTTCGTCGCCAACATGAACCCGATTGCCATGCTCACGGCAAAGGACGTCATGGAGCCCGGCAAACCCAACGCCTCGCGCGGCCAATCGCCGCTGTCGGCTTCGGTCAGCCCCGATACACCGCTGTCCGACGTGATGGACGCGCTGACCAGGCGCCAGGGGACAATCGGCGTGATTGACAAGGGCGTCGTGACAGGTTCCATCACCGCTGACGACATCATTCGCGGCTTGACACAGCACCGCCGCTGA